The following are encoded together in the Glycine max cultivar Williams 82 chromosome 8, Glycine_max_v4.0, whole genome shotgun sequence genome:
- the LOC106799664 gene encoding beta-amyrin 28-monooxygenase-like — translation MTKMEIIDNILLLLFAAHDTSRSVLSLVMKYLGQLPQVFEHVLKEQLEISQGKEAGQLLQLEDVQKMKYSWNVASEVMRLSLPVSGAYREAKEDFTYADYNIPKGWNVCFISFVCFFTTIMFFSLCIYWNHTLVMKYFHITSWTWENISFMISNSQMRPLFNFIHMLQICIFMFR, via the exons ATGACTAAAATGGAGATTATTGATAACATACTTCTTCTACTTTTTGCCGCTCATGATACTTCTAGATCAGTGTTATCATTGGTCATGAAGTATCTTGGACAATTGCCTCAAGTTTTTGAACATGTCTTGAAAG AACAACTTGAAATTAGTCAAGGGAAAGAGGCAGGGCAGTTGTTGCAATTGGAAGATGTTCAGAAAATGAAATACTCTTGGAATGTTGCATCTGAAGTCATGAGGCTATCCCTACCTGTGAGTGGTGCTTACAGAGAAGCTAAAGAGGATTTCACCTATGCTGATTATAACATCCCTAAAGGGTGGAATGTATGTTTCATTTCTTTTGTATGCTTTTTTACTACTATCATGTTTTTTTCACTCTGCATTTATTGGAATCACACCTTGGTCATGAAGTATTTTCATATCACATCTTGGACTTGGGAAAATATCTCGTTTATGATTTCAAATAGCCAAATGAGACCCCTCTTTAACTTCATACACATGCTTcaaatttgtattttcatgtttcgTTAA